The Cloacibacillus sp. An23 genomic interval GATAGCCTCGACGCTCCACAGCTCTATCACGTTTTCGATAAATATGTCGCGTTCGCGCAGGTAGCCGTCGAATATTTCCTGGGAGATACAGTGCTTGTCGTTGCTGATCAGAGTGACGCTCTTGTGCTGCCCGCATGAGACGAAATCCCCTTCTTCGGCGGCGAGCGAAGGCGACGCGACGAGCGCCTGACGGAAATCCGCGAGCTCGTGGGTCACGACGGAGCCGGACGCGCCGCCCACGTTGTAATGCACTGCAACGTCGATTTCCCCGTTCAGCAGCCTGCAGCGCGCCGCGTAGCAGTTCTGCGTCTGCACGAGAAGTTTCACGCGCGGGGCCGCCTCGCGGAAAGCCCGTATAAACGGCTGGCTTTTGTATGTCAGAATCGTTTCCGGCATCGATACGCGCAGCGTGCCGGTGATTTCTCCGCCTGCCTTCCCTGCCGCGCGCAGCCGTCCGCCGAAGGGCTGAAGCCGGCGCGCGATATAGCAGAAACGCTGATAGTGACGACCTCTTCCGCCTCTACGGGCGACCTTGTAAGCAAATTCGGCGACCCCGTGCGCGGCGTTATGATAAGCGCGGTTTTCAAGGCCGTCGGCTTGAACGGAGCGCGCTGGGAAAATTTCGACGAGATCGGCAAAAGCGGCGAAAAGGAGAGAAAAGAGTTTCTCGACAGGGTGAGAAGACTCATATAAGCAGCCGTACAAGCGGCGGTGAAGCGCGGCGCAGGAAGGGATTCCGACGCCGCGCTTCGCTGCGCGTATGCGCTCCGTCCCGGCGTGCCGCCGGAAACGGAAGGCGGGCGCGGAGCTGTTATTCCGCGCAGTCGAGTTTCTGCATTTCGTAGCTTTTGTATATTCCCGCTTCGCGTTTTTTCGTGGCGTTTTCGCTTTTGAACGTGCCGTCTACGATGTTCTTGAAGCCTTTTTTGAGGACGAGCGCTTTGATGTAGCCGAGGTGCGGGCAGCGGTCGTGGTGGTAGTTGTCCGTGACCATGCAGGACGAGAGGTGGACGGCGACCTCGTCTTTCTTGATTCCCGTCGCTTGGGCGAGTTTTTTCGAGAAGTGTTCGAGTTTCGAGGCGAGGCTCGCTCCGCAGCAGCCGCCGCAGGTGAGCGCGATGTAGCGGACGCCGTGAGCGTAGCCGCAGTCTTTGAAGAATCCGGCGCGCTCGTAGAAGCTGTCGGTGCAGGCGAAGCCGCTGCATCTCTGCCGCGCGACGTCGCACTGTATTATGAGTACGAATTTTATGCCCATGTTTCTCCCTCCTGATAGAGTTTTTTGATTTTCCCCACGTCTGAATTATACTATCGCCGCGCCTCGCCGGGCAATTTTACGCGGCGGGTTTCAGCGGCTTCGCGAGTTCGGCTGCGGCGAAGCGGTGATGAAATTCGTGACGTGCGCCTGCGCGGACACCCCTTTGCTGAAAGCGCGGAAGCGCAGCAACGCGCGTCGTTTGCGCGGCGTAAGCCATACGAGAACCGTGCGCCGCCTCCGTTTCCGGCTAATGGATTGGAAGGCGTTTGTGGGGCGGTTCGTCCGTCGTCCGGGGGCGCCGCGGTCATTCTATCGCTTCAAGCTCAGGCAGGTACGGCAGCTCTGCGCTCGGGTCTTTTACGGTGATTTTTGCTTTCGCCGCCGCGCCGCCTGAGTCGGCCGCCGTTATGAGATGTCCGCCGGGCGTCATGGGCCACGCGACTGTACGCCCGCCCTCCGTCGAGCCTATGTATTCTCCGTCGGCGAACCAGTAGAGCGCGCCATCGCCGCCCGCCGCCGTGAGTATCAGCCGCCCTCCGTTTTCGGCGAGCGTGTAGGCCGCGCCGTCGCGCGGCGAGGTTATTTTGAGGCGCGCCGCCGTCCCGGCGTTTCCGCGCGAGGCGAAGAAGCGCGCGAGTTCGTCGGGCCAGACTGTTTTCAGCTCGCCGCCGCGCATTACGTGGATGCGGCAGGGCTCCGTGCTTGTTACGTTTTTTATGACCAAGTCGGTCGTTTTCTGAGGGCAGTACGGATTGCGCGGCGCGCCCGAGAGCGCGCAGAGTTCTGTTTTTTCGACGCCTGTGGGGAGCGCGAACCACGGGTCGTTTTTCTGCGTCAGGCGCAGCATGACGCGCACGGCGGCGGGGGCGGCGGCGGTGAGGCCCGCGAGGTTGGGGCGCGGCCTGCCGCCCGGATCGCCGAGCCAGACTACGAGCGTCCACTCGGGAGTGACTGCGGCGGCCCACGCGTCGCGCATGCCGTACGACGTGCCTGTCTTGAAGGCTATGATTTTCCCGTCGGTTTCCGCCCCCGCGTAGGCGGGGAGATTGCGGCGCGCGCCTTTGAGCGCGTCGAGGACGAGCGCGGCGGAGGCTTCGGAGAGCACGGGCGTCTCTTCTGGGGCGGGCGCGTTTTCGTACCAGACGAGCGGCGCATACCGGCCTCCGGCTGCGAGCGCGCGGTAGGCCCGCGCGAGTTCGAGTGGCGAGGTCTCGCATCCGCCTAGCGCGAGGCTCTCTCCATACCACGCCGCGTCGTGGCTGAGCGAGGTGAATCCGAGACGGCGCAGCAGGCCGAGGACGTTCTCGGGGCCCGCGGCGCGGAACATTTTCACGGCCGGGACGTTGAGCGAGTCTACGAGCGCGGCGCGCGCGGAGACGGGGCCGCGGTAGAGCCGGTCGAAGTTGCGCACGCCCGCCGCTCCGTCGCCGTCGGGAACGTCCGCTATCATAGTCGCGGGGGCGGCGGCTCCGCGTTCGAAGGCGAGCGCGTATATGAAAGGTTTCAGCGCGGAGCCGGGCGAACGCGGCGAGGCTGCGCAGTCCACCCACGCGGCGGGCGCGCCGGTGCCTTCGCGCGCGTTGCCGATGTAGCCGCGCACTTTCGCGGTTTCGTTCTCCACTAGCACGGCGGCGGCCGTGACGCCTTCGTCCATGTTTATGAGCGCGGCGCGCAGCTCTGCGAGCAGCAGGTTCTGTTTGCCGG includes:
- a CDS encoding CGGC domain-containing protein yields the protein MGIKFVLIIQCDVARQRCSGFACTDSFYERAGFFKDCGYAHGVRYIALTCGGCCGASLASKLEHFSKKLAQATGIKKDEVAVHLSSCMVTDNYHHDRCPHLGYIKALVLKKGFKNIVDGTFKSENATKKREAGIYKSYEMQKLDCAE
- a CDS encoding substrate-binding domain-containing protein — encoded protein: MARRLQPFGGRLRAAGKAGGEITGTLRVSMPETILTYKSQPFIRAFREAAPRVKLLVQTQNCYAARCRLLNGEIDVAVHYNVGGASGSVVTHELADFRQALVASPSLAAEEGDFVSCGQHKSVTLISNDKHCISQEIFDGYLRERDIFIENVIELWSVEAIKRSVMSDLGVAFLPYFAVSGELESGQLVELETELKENRITAFCSYHKNKWKSPAIELFINLAKEYFSGGSV
- the pbpC gene encoding penicillin-binding protein 1C, whose product is MCIYGAAARALPMERVLRRPSSLVVTDMRGAPLRGRLSSEGEWLLPVPLSEMGRWMPAAAVAIEDRRFYAHRGVDWLALARAAYQNATVGRVVSGASTITSQVVRLAVPRERTLPNKLLEFTQAAALEFILTKDEILEIYLNSVPFGGNTRGVEAAARAWFGKSAKELTLAEAALLTGILRGPAYYRPDRHPERALELRDRLIDTLAERGAAAAEEARRAKREPLPKARRDIASARIQAADMAAKMGGAREHLDKYGRFRSTLDSGKQNLLLAELRAALINMDEGVTAAAVLVENETAKVRGYIGNAREGTGAPAAWVDCAASPRSPGSALKPFIYALAFERGAAAPATMIADVPDGDGAAGVRNFDRLYRGPVSARAALVDSLNVPAVKMFRAAGPENVLGLLRRLGFTSLSHDAAWYGESLALGGCETSPLELARAYRALAAGGRYAPLVWYENAPAPEETPVLSEASAALVLDALKGARRNLPAYAGAETDGKIIAFKTGTSYGMRDAWAAAVTPEWTLVVWLGDPGGRPRPNLAGLTAAAPAAVRVMLRLTQKNDPWFALPTGVEKTELCALSGAPRNPYCPQKTTDLVIKNVTSTEPCRIHVMRGGELKTVWPDELARFFASRGNAGTAARLKITSPRDGAAYTLAENGGRLILTAAGGDGALYWFADGEYIGSTEGGRTVAWPMTPGGHLITAADSGGAAAKAKITVKDPSAELPYLPELEAIE